From a single Solenopsis invicta isolate M01_SB chromosome 6, UNIL_Sinv_3.0, whole genome shotgun sequence genomic region:
- the LOC105205978 gene encoding inositol monophosphatase 1 isoform X3 translates to MLHQCFAINMQYYNVSMKSFCNVLAIFLSCMGFIGEESTASGQKVELTDAPTWVIDPIDGTMNFVHGLPYTCVSVALLINKVAEIGIVYNPIMEQLFTARKGQGAFLNGAPIHVSNEKELRKALVMVEMGTSRDSEKLKIVLQNIALLTSHVHGIRSFGSAALNMCMVAIGGADVSFEFGIHAWDIAAGDLIVREAGGVSIDPAGGLFDVMSRRTLCASSMELAQQLSKILIQYYPERD, encoded by the exons atgttgcatcaatgttttgcaattaatatgcaatattacaatgtttcaatgaaatcattctgcaatgttcttgCAATCTTTCTGTCCTGTATGGG GTTTATTGGCGAAGAGAGCACTGCCTCAGGACAAAAAGTAGAATTAACAGATGCTCCAACATGGGTAATTGATCCTATTGACGGCACGATGAATTTCGTCCACGGATTACCATACACGTGCGTTTCGGTTGCGTTGCTTATTAATAAAGTAGCGGAAATAGGAATAGTATATAATCCAATTATGGAGCAACTTTTCACCGCTCGCAAAGGTCAGGGCGCTTTTCTCAATGGCGCTCCTATTCACGTATCCAACGAAAAGG AATTGCGTAAGGCACTAGTAATGGTAGAAATGGGAACTAGCAGGGATTCAGAAAAACTGAAAATAGTTTTGCAAAATATAGCGCTCCTTACATCACACGTTCACGG AATACGATCGTTTGGTTCGGCGGCTCTGAATATGTGCATGGTAGCTATTGGTGGTGCTGATGTTTCTTTTGAATTTGGTATACATGCATGGGACATCGCAGCCGGAGATCTTATTGTTCGAGAAGCCGGAGGTGTGTCGATAGATCCAGCTG GAGGTCTATTTGACGTGATGAGCAGAAGAACATTATGCGCATCGTCGATGGAATTAGCTCAACAACTTTCCAAAATATTAATCCAATATTATCCAGAGCGAGATTAA